A window of the Serinus canaria isolate serCan28SL12 chromosome 27, serCan2020, whole genome shotgun sequence genome harbors these coding sequences:
- the LOC108963617 gene encoding uncharacterized protein LOC108963617, with protein MRRCRGAGLAALAALLLAVAADTDQVQQTPWVETTEGTSLNLTCQHPKISADSTHWYRQFPHQAPQLIVMAVVGTKPVLEPEGSLTVSADRRSSALWLAGPRRGDAAVYYCALAATARGAGAAAGHEPPRAGPAGASRGRCRSARRGRVSPVGPGCRGSAGIETDTGSGDRDPHRHRQWTSASTPSSAPTPIPAPTPAPIAPT; from the exons ATGCGGCGGTGTCGGGGCGCGGGGCTGGCGGCGCTGGCCGCGCTGCTGCTCG cagtggctgcGGACACAGACCAAGTGCAGCAGACGCCGTGGGTTGAGACCACCGAGGGCACCAGTCTGAACCTCACTTGCCAGCACCCCAAAATTTCTGCCGACTCTACCCACTGGTATCGCCAATTCCCACACCAAGCACCCCAGCTGATAGTGATGGCTGTCGTAGGCACAAAACCCGTTCTGGAGCCAGAGGGCAGTCTGACGGTGTCGGCAGATCGGCGATCGAGCGCGTTGTGGCTCGCTGGGCCCCGGCGCGGGGACGCGGCCGTGTATTACTGCGCGCTGGCGGCCACGGCCAGAGGAGCCGGGGCTGCGGCCGGGCACGAACCGCCgcgggcggggccggccggggccAGCAGGGGGCGCTGCCGCTCCGCCCGCCGGGGCCGCGTCTCCCCTGTCGGCCCGGGGTGCCGGGGCTCTGCCGGCATCGAAACCGACACCGGCAGTGGAGACCGGGATCCACACCGGCACCGACAATGGACATCGGCATCGACGCCCTCTTCAGCACCCACACCGATACCGGCACCCACACCGGCACCGATAGCTCCGACTTGA